Sequence from the Ziziphus jujuba cultivar Dongzao chromosome 9, ASM3175591v1 genome:
ttttatttattttttaaaattatttttgaaaaccgATAACAAaacagatatttttttattttttaaaaaaatttattttacagaaaaaaaaaaaaaaaaactgttttaacAACAGATGGTCAAATAGACCTTTAGTTTCTTGGTCAATCATGAAACCAATTAGTgtatttttaagagaaaaaagataaacaatTAAGGAGAGGGGAATAATGTTTGAGACTTTTGCATACCAATGCGAAGGACGAACAAATCAATTTGTATCATTATTCTATCACAAGGACCaatgttttagaatttttttgtaCCAAGAAGGAATGGTaactattattttatcaataaattttacaacaaatccacattttttttttttttgatagaataCAACAAATCCACTCGGTTTGCTATAAAAATGACAAACTTGTGGACAGAAGAAATATAAACCCGCGCTTAACTAAAGATATTGTACACTATGCTTTGCATTAATGTGAGTGCAATATCGTTTAATATTTATTCAGTTAAATATTTAACTCAAAACAAATCATCAAGCCAAAAACggctaaaataaaaattcttccaaaagctttaaaaaatttatgcagAACAGGATCCAACAAATCACCCGTGAAGCAAAAACAAAGGGATTTGTGACGTGTTGGACCACGAGCCACCGTgccaaaatataacaaatatgtTCAACCAAGAAGAAAAGAAACCAAGCTTAGATAATGTGGTCAAACCCTGTGTTAGTGGCAGTTAAGTAAAGGTATTACTAAAACGCAAAATAACCCTTCCCAATTTGTTTTAACAGGAAGAACTACTATTTATAACCCGCAATAATTCTGGAAGAAAATTTCTCTGCGATTCTCCCATGGGCGAGAAACAAAAGTCAGAGACCAAAGGGAGAAGATTTGAGAGATTAAACAGGCTCAGACTTGGATCATCCAAAAGCAGATGGAATTACAGTAATGTGTCTAAGAGGATGAGAAACATCAGTGCCTCCAGCATGCTGCACGAACTCAGCCGGTGAGAATGTGCTTCCATGACAGACACAGACGATGCTGACCTCCGATTTAGTATATCTGTACAAGAACCCATTGATGGTTTTTCCATTGGGACCATTCCCCGTTGCTGATACATAAGGCATTTGTGGAAGGCAAAGGGAATCGTTGCTCTGCAGTTGATGTTTAGGAGACTTTCCATTTTCCATCTTGGCTTCCTTCAAGGAACAACGATTCGAATTTTCCGCAGTTACAATGGGTTTTTCAATTGGAACTGGATTCCTTCCTGGCAGAGATTCTTCCTTGTGTAAAACTGCCGCTGGGCTTGACTGGGTGACGTGTGATGGGATCACTTTCTCATTAGATCTTGTTCCATCTTCATGAAGCTTGGCAGAATCATTAGGGTTAGGATGAGAGCTAGCACTCTGTTCAGAATGGCCCTTGATATCATTTGCTTGTGAACCATTTACTTGATATTGTCCTGGTAAAGAATGACTTGATTGAGTTCTAGTGTCACTGCTACCGTTTCCTGAAATTTAAGAAAAAGGAACAGTAAGGACTTGATTAGACTCATCGTGGAAGATGGACAGTTACCAaattaactatttaaaaaagCCAACAAACTAAACAAGTCGGCAAGAGAAAAGACAATTGAgctaaataaaaccaaatagtGAATACCCACTATGTTTAGGTGGCAAACTTTAATTGTCAATTTTACACGGTTCCAACCAAGAGAATTTAATGGCACACATTGATATAGACACCTGCCCAACtgcacaaataatatttttgtgatCTGATCGATCCCAAGGCACTGACCCATATTCAAAAATTGAAGTTATACACAATGAGTACCATCCTAACGAAAAGATACGATCAAATAATCACCTATTATAAGAAATTGATCATCTAAATTTCTCTTAGTCTACCTAACGTACACGATCCGCACATGCATGTTACAAGGACAAATCTAACCTCTCAAATTATACATAGCAGCTACAATTTCTTTACCCGAGCATCTACCAGGTGACAGAATCCTGGCAAAATTCATTTTTCTAAGTTAAACTTAGCTAAAGTAAATCAAGgttttattaaaacaaatacaaaaaataatcaattcgATCAGTCAACTTTATTAATCCTATATCAGAAATAACTTTCTTTTATATTCCACTaagcgatatatatatatatatatatataataatggagcgatgaaaccaaaccaaaaacattttcttttctttttttttacaagGAAACGTAGAGAATAGAAATCAATAATATGCAGAtagtttgtttttgtgttagtgGAACAGGAGTATGATTCCACCGACTTTGGGAAATTATAATACGCATTCGTACATTCGTAATTGGGTACCAAATAAAGACAAATGACTTTTAACTGGAAATTTCAGAAAGAGAGGACCGGTTTAAATTTCACAGCAAAGATAATGGATGAAGAAAAAAGAAcgatttatatgtgtatatatatatatagatatagatatatattaaattctatTACAAATGCTTTCTTAATTGGATTTTTGAAAATAGGAAGccgtataatttttaaaaaatacgatTAGTTCTTAAACAGAAGAAAACAaactccaaaagaataaaagaacaTCACAAACGAAAAATCAAGAACCATTCGATTCACAAATTAAAAAGCgagtaatttttttgttaaaagaaataattaaagtaCCTTCATAGGAAGAGCTACGATGATCCGAAATCGTGGAAGAACTGCACACAGGAGACCCGTTGGACGTCGATTTCTTGCATTTACCTTCTTCTCTTCTACCATTCTGGTCCGAATCGCTACCACCATTCTGTGGCAGACTAAGCCCCAAGTTCTGGTGGGCCACAAACGGCCTGAAGCCCTTGCAGGGCACCGGTTGAAACACGTTTTTCTCGTTTCCACCACTGGGCGCCCAACACTGCATAACGTACGGATATGCAAGCCCGTTCTCGTAGGGCACGAACTGCATCGGTGGGAAATGGTACTGTACCTCCGGAACCGGATAACGCTCCGTTTGGCCGTTACTCGAACTCAGGTTCACCACGCTCTTCGCGGCATTGTTCTTCGATCCAACACTACTTTccgttttctctctctttcttggcCGTTCTTCTTCTGTCTGAATCTCCACGTTCCCATGGTCTTGTTGTTGTACTGCTGCTGAGTTCCTTCCTCGACACCTTTTCTCTTGCTGCTTCTTCTTCGCTTCTTGCCTCCTAAACGCGTGGATCTCGCGCTTCGTCTGTGGATCCAGAGGCGTCGTCTCAGCCTCCAACGACGTCGTTGACGTGCTGGATCTTGAGAATGTCGTTTGGTTTTCCCTCAGATCTGCATCGAAGCCGTTGGTTCTCGAATCAAACGGAGACGGCGATTCTCTCTCCACCGGCTTCCATTTGCCTGAATTTCTGAAACTACCTCCGATTGATAGCCCTAAATCCAGTTCAATCTCGTCCTCTTTTAGCCCAATCTCTGAAACCTCCACCATTGCTTTCGTTTTCAAACTTTAATATATACTTTGaatcttcccaaaaaaaaaaaaaaaaaattgaaagaaaactaaaaacttGAAGCTAGAGTTTCATAGTAATACGAAGAACGTATCTCTCTCCAAAAATTTCTAGGGTTTGGATTCAGATTTTccggggaaagaaaaaaagaaaaaaacagggAAATAGAGGAGAGGGAAGCCAGGAAGAACACCACGTGTCGAAATACTAGAAGAGGACAATGACGGTTGGTTACACGTAGGAGATTTGGATTTATATTTAGAGGATGCGTTAAGCTAGGTCTCACCACTAATCCTAATTAATCGCTAATTAGATTTCCtaatcaattcctttatttAGCGGGAAACGTTTTCTTTCTCATCTCTGGCTAAACCCTGAAAGTCTAATAAGAATGTTTTTCTTCGAGGCCACGGTGCACGCTTGCTGGTTCCCGACTCGCCACGTGTTTCAATTGCATGAAGATGTAAACGATCGACACGTGCCCATTTATCGGACTGTTCATGGAAGCGGTGAGCCCAGACACTCTGTTCAGGAATACGGACACGTGGTGACAGATCTTGCTGTCCCCGCGAATCTCTACCGTCCTTTTCAAGCTACGAATCCCAAGGCCTAGAAAGCTACGTAGCCGCTTTTCTCTGCGACACGTGTAAATGTAAGTTTAAAGTGGACCCGAGTTTTCTTGGGGAGGCAGAGGAGGATAGGAGCAAGGAGACGACACGTGTCAGGCAAGTTGGAGAAGAACAGCTCAGCAGGAGTGTCAAGTTGCGTCTTCAGCTTTTCGGACGGGTGATGTAGACGTGCCGAGGTGTCCGTAGGTGGAGCTCTGTACACGTGGATGAATATGAATGGATAATATAGGTTATGATAGGGTGGAGAGGGGACACGTGGAAGAGGTGGGGGAAAAATAGGAGTTGTCGAATAAAGCGATGAGGGTGTGTGGGGCGAAAGGTGGGCGCGTGAGATGGGGTCCGCAGAGACCGGTGTTTGAAAAGTGGGAGACCGATGGATTTGGATGGGTGCATGGAAGACACGCGTTCGTGTCGGAGACTAGGAAGGGTTGAGAAATCACGGGCGAGGGAAGTGGGGGTGACTCAGTTTGGTGATTATGGTCGGTTCGAACAGCGCCAGAGCTGCCTccgttcaatttatttattatttatctctgataatatcaaaatttgaataacttttttttttttataataaaaatagttttttgaaTTCTTATCTGAATATTCctcaaaataataaagaaaaaaaaaaaagaaatggtgctCTGAATGGTCTTTGAGTAATAaactttcatataatttttctaattttattgatCTGCTATTTTGATAAGTTGTTTCTTGtcgtttgaaaaataaaaaaaaaaacaagcatcatgtccttttcttttttttttttttccttgtgtaATTGAATTTGACCAACTTCATGCTTCATCTTATCCTAATTGCTTTTACTATTCTATAACTTTGTTAAGTTACATTACTCgattattttaatttactaTTTTATGGTATCcaagttcaaaattttaaatatttagctttaaattacattatcaatcattaaaaataattaatatttataaggatcaaaataacttataaataaaaaataataataacaatatttgatatacatattaaattcactataatattttaaatttttgaaacaaattgtaaaatatcaaaaatacggttttcaatttttatttttaagtaattttgggTAAAATTATAAGAGAAGTTGATAAAGTTAAGATTTTGAATAACGGAGATGGTATTCCCACATTATGAAGTACATGTTTTTATATTACTGTCTGTAATATAAAAACATACCACCAAAATTTTGGGTATTTCAGTTCCTCCAAgttcaaataaacaaaaaacacaagAAGGATAAactagagaaaaagaaagacaatCGATGATCAGAAATGAGGACATCCACTCTGTAAGAGACCATGAGATATTGAAGTCTAAATGGGCATTCTCATTATCAACTGGCCTTGCATGAAACTGcaacagaaaaagaaagtgaaaattgAGAAGTGAAAAGTCAAAAAGCTTGAGAAGTGAGTGTTATGCTTGAGAAGTGAGTGTTatgaagttaaaaaaataaaaataaaaacaaaatagagtGAACAATAAGGGTTATATGTGTACCTCCTTATGTAATAGTAACAGAAGTCGGTCAATATGAATGTTTGAACCATTTCTGCAATGAATGCCGCGAGTACCCAGGAGTTGCCACTCCCAAACATGTATAGATACCTCCCTCTAGTCGCATAAATCTGTATACatttgcatatacatatatttgcaAGATTTTCCAAAGTGCACTTTTAGTTTATAAACTCTGATTTTAAAACAAGTAGAATACTACTATAAAGTAACATTTCTAAAATGTGGTTGCGAATTTCGACGGATTAATGTACACATAATAAACCAGCAAAATACCTAAACCAACCTGAATAATCCAATGAGCACACGACAGAAATCTTGAAACACCCAATGCAAATACGTAATGGGCTGTGAATGGTTCGATCATCTGAAAATATATCATGATTTGGAGCAGAATTAAAGATTTGATTTTagattaatcaattaataatacttGGTAAACTGTGAAATCATGGTTTGAATTATGGAAAGGAGCTTAAATTAAACCTTAGCATTTTGCATCAAACGGAGCTGAGGCAGCACTGAAACAGATTCCATGTAAACACCAAATGCCCAAAAGATTCGACGTAGATGAGAATTTACTGTGTAAGGGCGGATAAAGAAGGCAAGGATAGCAGAAGGAACAACCTGTtatgaaaaatggaaaaaaaaaaaaaaatgtaatgaaTTGCTAGTTTGCATCCGTGCTATATTTGGAACTCTTCCACAAATGtaataaaagttttaaatgttCCAAGCAAAAATACTCTCTGAGCTTTATCAATAGTAACTAACAAGGCAAAAGatatttaccacaaaatataaGGGAAAGTTGTCTAGCTCTTTAATGTATGTTGATTTTAACTTGAAGCGTATCATGTATATAACCCATAATGTTGAAAGGAAGGTAGTTAGATCTAGGAATGTGTGAATATCACCCTCCATTATGGTACTACAGAACATTCTTACAGCTAAGAACATAGCAGTGAGTTCTTGAGACTTCAGTGAAAGACCTGAgaggtttgaaactttattagagaaatatttttaacatattGAAGAGAATGGATTATAGAATTGCCGAATCAATCTTAAGGTTTCTCACAAGTCGCAACCATGGTATGAAATATCTCCATGACATGATAGAATTAGAGTCTTCAATAAGAACTTATCCGTGATGAGCAAACAATTGGAAATTGTTCCAATGAAATCAGAACAAATTAAATGAAACATGCATAGAGTGCTGGGACTATCAAAAGTTGCACAAGCTTTCAATTACaaacattacccaaaaaaaaagaagaaaaagttatATGATTATGCAAGTAGAATTAGAGGAAAATCCTAATCGAACTGAAAGTCGGTTCAACAAAGAAGAAGTTACTTATAGTTTAAACTGTGTCTGCTGACTCAGATTTCCTCAAGCTctggtttggtgtttgtttgaAAAGGCATGTAAAGCAGTTAGCCCTATCTACCAAAGCACATTGAAACATTTTTGGCACAAGACGAAATAAAGATGGGTAGTCGGTCTTATGCtgcaaaattcaataaattgcTTCTAAGCAATTTACAACTTAACTTCTAACACAAGCAAGCTTAATTTGCCTTTTTGAGTGGCAGTTTTTCATAGCTAATTGGGAAGGTTGGATCATAAAGCTCAAATCCTTCTAGGACTGGATTTAATGCATTTCTTTTTGTAGGAAAAGCCTACATTACGATTTACCATGAACagagaaaaaaagggaaaggtTTCAAAAATCAGCCAAAGTCAAGTATAAACAATGCTAAACAACCGCATAAAAACCTTAACGATAATCCAAGTTAAACGGATCAGAAGAACTGTTTTGCTTGGTTTAATGAGAAACTTTTGGACTTTTTTTCTCAATCTCAATGAGCAATGAAATTCCTTTTTCcgctgaaatgaacaatgaaattttgtgtaataaatattgaattagCTACAGTTGGCATGATTTTTAGAAATTAGATTGAAATAATTTTCCAATTCCAAAAAGTCCAACTATTAGATTGCACATATCCAAATGCAAGCTTCCGTTTGAATAGTTTCGAATTCtgagaaatttaaaaagtgtacGATACAATTGAAAAGCATAAAATGTCTTACATAATAGAATCATTCGTACTAATCTTATTCTAGGTGGTCCATCATCTTattctaaagaaaaataaataaataaacggtGAACATTCGTACTTCGGGATTTCAATTATATCCCTGCacgcctacattgtatatttaaTATACTAACAATTAGATAAAAGAAGTTTTTGACAgcctttcagaaaaaaaaaaaaaaaaaaaaagtgttttacagctaataaaatataatatctacaTAAAACAGTTGTCCTAATTTCCCACATGAGGATTGAAAATtcacaaaacaaattaaaaaaattgaaacaattaaacatccaattGAAAAAAGACAAGGTAcacattatttaaattaaaaacctgCAAGAAATAATTGTGAAGATTACCAGAGCATGTCTTCTGGGTGGTGAGCTTGTAAATGAGAACAATAATTCCTGCAGCGTGAATGGCTTCAGAGGCAACGTAGAAATATTTGTGATCTTTGATGGTAATTCTCAATGCCACCAAAGCACAAAGCCCAAGCAATGCTCCCAGAAAGACCTTGACCTTCATGGACTGCCTCCTAACCCATCCAAACATCACAGTCGCCGGAGAGCTCCTTTTCCTCCCCATCTTACACAATCACAAAAACACACTATGCTGTGCGTTTTGATGAGGGATTGCCGGATTGGATTTCAgaggaataaattaaaaaaattctctctctctctctctctcataggCAGCCGTTTTGGAAAGACAGCAAGAAAGGACATGCAGTTGGATGAATATGACGTGGCATTTATGTTCGTTCCATTACTGCCACCAATTAGGTGTCGCCACCTCATTACTCATTTAAGGACAATGTTTTGAGTACTGGATTTGTTTTAAAGAgtgtctacttttttttttttttttttttggaaggtattattttaatttaagttaTCGGTGGTTGACCTTTCTTGTCTCCTTCAACAATTCTCGGTTAGATTCATTTGCTGGTGTAGTTTTTCTTCATTCTTGTGGGGATTATTGAATTTCTTTTACATGTTGGCTAGGcgattaatttttatcatacaGAATGAACAAATTCTAACTCGACAAAAGACACTACCAGAAGTCCAGGACTAGGAGGATATTTAGAATTGGAGCTGTTTAGATTTTTGTATTATACCATTTATAGttctcttttttatatatataatttgtcaatacTATTAAACTTATTAAACCATTGTCTTTCTACTTTAGGCCTGTCTGAAATTTTGTACGACtatgaaattaaattatctCATATAGATTATAATCCTATCCAAGTCTAAAACAACAATCCATCTTCTTTTTAGTACAGTCCGTTGAAAAACTGATTGTATATGTGTAAATGTGTCAACGACTCAACAAGCTACCAATTGCCAACTGAAACAATAAGTCCATCTTTTTTTACTATTTGCAAGTAGGTCTACTTCCTTTTCTggttcaaaaataataagacAACAAATTTAACGGTTTAATTCAATTGCCAATTGAAAGGAGATATATCCACAACAAATTTAACAGTTTAATTGAATTGCCAATTAATTAGAAGGAGATATATCCTGAAGTCATCCATCCCCAACCTAAATCCAGTGAACGGTTACTCTGTTTATTCTTAAGAGCTTATCCTCAAATCCCCTTATATTTCTATTGGGAGTTCATGAAATATAAGAATAGGATTATTCCTGTCaaaaatattggatatatatgtatagcacATGTTTTTTTCTGGAATAAGACGCTTTCTTTCGTCCCCATCTTAATTTTTAGATGTTAAAAAACAGAGTACTGTTCATCAAAACAGAAGGCACAAAAAGTGAAACGGAAAACACAATACAAAAAACAAGGAAACACAGTGCTACTACTTATTGATAAAGATGATGAGGCAGACGCGGGGTTAATACGAGTTCAAGTGGGGTTGTTTTGGGCAATGTCACACCCGTTCCTTCACTCATATCCACTGGTACTCCATCCAATGGCGTTTCCAATTCAAATCCTTGAAGAAGCCGTCCAAGTGTCAAGTGCGAGACTTGCAAAGCGAAATTCATACCTGGACAAGATCGTCTTCCAGACCCAAATGGTATAAACTCAAAATGCAGACCCGAAGCATCAATCCCTGAATGCTTCGTGATAAACCTCTCAGGGCAAAACACTTCAGGGTCTTCCCAATAACTTGGGTCTCGATGCAGTTTCCATACATTCACAAACAAACGCATACCCTTCTCGACGTCGTATCCGCAGACCTTACAATCTTCCATTGCTTCGTGTGGAACTGCTAATGGTCCTGGTGGGTATAACCTCAATGTTTCCTTAACAATGGCTCGGAGATAAACCAGGTTTTTTATATCAGAGTCTTCCACCCATCTCTCTTTACCAACTACGAGATCAAGTTCTTCTTGGGCTTTCTTTAGAACATGTTTGTTGTTTAGCAATAAGGATACGATCCATGTCAGGTTTATAGCTGTGGTGTCCGAGCCCGCGATGATAAGACTCTGCACAGATTAAAcaattaaacccaaaaaaaaaaaaaaaaatttaaccattACTCTgtctttgcccaaaaaaaaaaaatgaccaaGTCAAGTAAGAGATAAAAGACCATCATACCGTGATTGTTCCCTTGATGATTGTTTCCCGAGAAAATCCGAACTCAAAATCATCCTCAATCACAGAAAGCATAACATCAATGAAGTCCTGCTTGTTGCGAATTGATTGATCAGTTTTACTCTTCTGTTTATGTTCTTCAATCCAGCTTTGCATTAGACAATCTAAATCCTTGCCAATTCGCTTCATAACTCCCAATTTCCCAAAAACCGAATCAATCCATTTCGGAATCGGAAGCATATCGGAAATTACCGGAGCCCCAGATATGGCCATGAAGTCCTTTATAATCTTCCCAACCCTCTCTGCCTCTCCATCACTTCCACTATTTTTTTCCCCATCAAAACTCTCAAAGTACCTCTTCCCTGCTACCATTTCAGTGATTATGTTCAAGGTGAGGTGTTCAAGCCACTTACACATCACCACCTTAGTGGGACCAAATTCATTGCTCTTGCAAACCCCATATAAGTCTCTGATAAAAATTTCAACCTCGGAGATTTGCACAAATTTCAGGGTTTCTAATCTGCGGCTCGAGAGAAGCTCTATCAAGACCAGCTTTCTCATCTCCCGCCAATATGTACCATAACTAGCGAACCCAAAACCGGCATAGTTGTGGCCCAGGTATATTCCGTGGGCTGACTTTGGTCGGGAAGCGAACGTCTTGTCGTTTATGGTGAAGCACTCTTTGACTGCGTCGTAGCTGCTGATCACAACCACTGGGCTCTTTCCAAGATAGATGGTGAAGATGGGTCCGTATTTGTCAGCCATGTCCGCTAAAGTTCGGAAAAGGGTGCTTTGAGCACCCAGTTGGTGGAGATGACCTATTATAGGAAGGCCACCTGGCACTTCTGGAGCTAATTTTCTGCCATTGATTTCGTTGTTGTGAGTTTTTTTCACCCACCATAGATACAGTAAAAGCAAGCCTACCAGGAGACCTGTAATCGCTAGCAGGTGAGAGAGAAAATCCATGGCGTTAATGGTTTACATGGATGGAGACAAAAAATTAAAGACTTTGATCTTCACCTGAACTTTTCCATTTCCACGGAGTTGTTAATCCCTGGACCACACTGATGTTGAATTTTGTGACCTTGGCAATCAACAAGTCAGTCGGGGCTGATGGATATCGTTTTTTGGTGGTTGGATTTTTATCGtggaaaattgttattattattattttatttttactttcattttcaaAGTAGGTTCTATGTTAAGgtgagattaattaattttggtaGAATATCTgttcttttttaatatgaattacTTGTCAAAAAAAtgcttaatatattttttttggtaattaaattgctTAACTTTGTTACTTAggagtgaaaaacaaaaaatgctaGCAGTATAGAACTAGTGACACTTAGTTGGTATTTTTTGGAGACactctgtcttttttttttcttttttttttggtttttgtgttcCTCCTATTCCTTTGTATCAATAATAACAGGATGTCATATCTTATTtaaaacattaacaaaaatcaaataaaataaaacaaatctaataaaaataaataaatataatttgaaaataaagtGAAATCCTATTACTCATCAAGCAAAATAAAGACATTTAAAGCATCTATACCCTCGACTGAATGGCAAAGTTAATTTAAAACATACCTTCAAAAATCCTACCTTTCCTTGCAATGAgtttattgtttttgaaaaaacataaaataaaaaaattagaaaaaaaaataaaatctcatcCGTATTCCATTGGCTTCATTATTGCATGTGGGTCCAACTAAGGACTTTCAATGGAGCTCTTGCATCAGCAGCATTACTTCTATTCTACAAATACTTTTCTTACATGTTCATTTTCAAAAGGCTTTGTTATACCAGCAGCAGTCACATCATTTAGAAGTTCCACTCCCTCTCCTCTAATACATTGGTGGCCTCACACATAttataaaatctatcaaaaaaCATTGGCGATcacatcactttttttttttttttaattaaaattgatgTTTCTTAGCAGTGTCATAGCCATTGGACCGAAATCCTGTACCgtacaatttaaaaattgtcCGGGACAATAATGAAGTTTATCCAAACTCGTGcttcaattttcaaatccaaACCCATAAGTATGAAAGTTAAGCCTTTTGTCCTTCTGTTAAATTACCACCCGCAATCACATCACTCTTGGTGACAATATTTACCTTCAGAAAAAAATCCATCCTATTTTTCAAAATACTACCActcttctattattattattactttatttatttatttctgatAAATGTGTGTTTTATAAACCTACAAGGCCGAAAGAGATAGCCAAGAAACAGGGATCGGCTTCAAGCCCACTTCTGTTCCATAATACCTACAAAAGGTTAAGGGAACTGTGTTAAACCAAACAAAGAGCCCACAAGGCCATAACAGAAAACTTGGAACCTGGCAGACAAAAGTGAGCCAGCTCGTTTGTAGCTCTAGGGGGCCAACCAGAACAAAGGGTGTCAAAATTAGTACTACACAAATCCAAGACAAACTTTAATACATCAATGAACCTCACATACAAGGTCTACCAGCATGTTAGAGGAATTCTTACACGTGCTCCACGTCCAGTTCAAAAACACACAATGAAAGAGGTTCCCAAAAAACAAACATTGATGCAACGTATCTGTCAATTAGCAAtacttttcttttatcaatCACACACATTTAGATTCTAATTATGCGGTGAGAATCACATTTAtaacgtttttattttttattttttttggggtgaatcaCAATTATAACATTATTGTTCTTTGCAATTAATAAATCGAGAAGCttctccattttatttatttatttatttatttttacttttccatTTATTGGTTTactgaatataaaaatttctatactctcttaaaatataaaaataacttatttgACCAATATTTGTTTAATGAGCTGTTTAGTATGtaaattta
This genomic interval carries:
- the LOC107426548 gene encoding uncharacterized protein LOC107426548, which produces MVEVSEIGLKEDEIELDLGLSIGGSFRNSGKWKPVERESPSPFDSRTNGFDADLRENQTTFSRSSTSTTSLEAETTPLDPQTKREIHAFRRQEAKKKQQEKRCRGRNSAAVQQQDHGNVEIQTEEERPRKREKTESSVGSKNNAAKSVVNLSSSNGQTERYPVPEVQYHFPPMQFVPYENGLAYPYVMQCWAPSGGNEKNVFQPVPCKGFRPFVAHQNLGLSLPQNGGSDSDQNGRREEGKCKKSTSNGSPVCSSSTISDHRSSSYEGNGSSDTRTQSSHSLPGQYQVNGSQANDIKGHSEQSASSHPNPNDSAKLHEDGTRSNEKVIPSHVTQSSPAAVLHKEESLPGRNPVPIEKPIVTAENSNRCSLKEAKMENGKSPKHQLQSNDSLCLPQMPYVSATGNGPNGKTINGFLYRYTKSEVSIVCVCHGSTFSPAEFVQHAGGTDVSHPLRHITVIPSAFG
- the LOC107426644 gene encoding uncharacterized protein LOC107426644, with the protein product MGRKRSSPATVMFGWVRRQSMKVKVFLGALLGLCALVALRITIKDHKYFYVASEAIHAAGIIVLIYKLTTQKTCSGLSLKSQELTAMFLAVRMFCSTIMEGDIHTFLDLTTFLSTLWVIYMIRFKLKSTYIKELDNFPLYFVVVPSAILAFFIRPYTVNSHLRRIFWAFGVYMESVSVLPQLRLMQNAKMIEPFTAHYVFALGVSRFLSCAHWIIQIYATRGRYLYMFGSGNSWVLAAFIAEMVQTFILTDFCYYYIRSFMQGQLIMRMPI
- the LOC107426534 gene encoding cytochrome P450 CYP82J17; translation: MDFLSHLLAITGLLVGLLLLYLWWVKKTHNNEINGRKLAPEVPGGLPIIGHLHQLGAQSTLFRTLADMADKYGPIFTIYLGKSPVVVISSYDAVKECFTINDKTFASRPKSAHGIYLGHNYAGFGFASYGTYWREMRKLVLIELLSSRRLETLKFVQISEVEIFIRDLYGVCKSNEFGPTKVVMCKWLEHLTLNIITEMVAGKRYFESFDGEKNSGSDGEAERVGKIIKDFMAISGAPVISDMLPIPKWIDSVFGKLGVMKRIGKDLDCLMQSWIEEHKQKSKTDQSIRNKQDFIDVMLSVIEDDFEFGFSRETIIKGTITSLIIAGSDTTAINLTWIVSLLLNNKHVLKKAQEELDLVVGKERWVEDSDIKNLVYLRAIVKETLRLYPPGPLAVPHEAMEDCKVCGYDVEKGMRLFVNVWKLHRDPSYWEDPEVFCPERFITKHSGIDASGLHFEFIPFGSGRRSCPGMNFALQVSHLTLGRLLQGFELETPLDGVPVDMSEGTGVTLPKTTPLELVLTPRLPHHLYQ